The following are encoded together in the Paludisphaera mucosa genome:
- a CDS encoding DUF2309 domain-containing protein, translating into MSPTHVEATESHAAVDGESHLALLARSIEHAAHYLPSQGPISVFVHHNTLHAFEDLPFERAVVAATSMYGSDPYLSEDHFRRELARGRILPEDLSWALLESLGDEADRLIGFMGTRYHLRLAMLEHALRTGSDAELQWVIAETDALQRFRSETPAETRGRLIDQTRHWIMREYAGSREGPEKPARDVVDVLLESRDFRGASVKQWTEATWEAFTLTLLWRVCHHGAHGVRRAHPPAPSPLRHRDGLRAASGVDTDQLVHKYLIRFSSAFLDQGFAAWALPNRDQGYFGAFRELYKDAKPIAKWLQPLPGELKRIEAAGMTPLQSIAESLRELGVPASEAFDYIRHTLLALRGWAGIIWQLETNAEWAARPAPAGTLVDYVAVRLLLERLAIAWASEQFLGEAVPLRDLRRVLGRLRPHPPRASVDRRAFLVFQLAQVRGWSPRELARLSKDEWTRLATEIEEFDGLGRRQVYQLAYERRYQLKAAQALLAHRPAARPAVVHDDRPGDQAPLFQVVCCIDEREESLRRHLEEVEPRCETFGMAGFFGVAIYYKGVAEAQFRPLCPVNVKPRIFVREESFRSLTRASRFQEGMRRGFGTLAHRVHMGSRTFLGGVLTGMLGAFATMPLLARVLLPRDTARLRGLWNRVMTPPLTQLRLERGKQEPGPENGGLGFTVAEMTDVVAGGLKMIGLTDRDRFAPLIAVVGHGSSSLNNPQKAAYDCGACGGSQGGPNARAFAQMANDPRVRLALERLGLTIPDDVYFVGGYHNTCEDSVGFFDLDRLPSSHEHRFEEAAAALDAARKRNAHERCRRFESAPLSQSFDDAVRHVEGRAEDLSQTRPELGHATNALCVVGRRARTRGLFLDRRSFLTSYDASQDEDGAILTGLLRAVFPVCGGINLEYYFSRVDPTGYGCGSKLPHNITSLLGVMDGASSDLRPGLPWQMVELHEPIRILIVVETTPERLTRVLEANDFMIQMVRNGWVRIATLDPEASVLHQFRGDGFERYDGAVPDLPKAPSSVDWYRGCRDHLGFASIVPTPPASPAPAMGQEPRS; encoded by the coding sequence GTGAGTCCTACACACGTCGAGGCGACTGAATCGCACGCGGCCGTCGACGGCGAATCCCACCTCGCGCTGCTGGCCCGTTCGATCGAGCACGCGGCGCACTACCTGCCGTCGCAAGGGCCGATCTCGGTCTTCGTCCATCACAACACCCTGCACGCGTTCGAGGACCTGCCGTTCGAGCGCGCCGTCGTCGCGGCGACGTCGATGTATGGTTCCGACCCGTACCTGAGCGAAGACCACTTTCGTCGCGAGCTGGCCCGGGGCCGAATCCTCCCGGAAGATCTCTCCTGGGCGCTGCTGGAAAGCCTGGGCGACGAGGCCGATCGGCTGATCGGCTTCATGGGCACACGCTACCACCTGCGGCTGGCCATGCTCGAACATGCTCTCCGTACGGGAAGCGACGCCGAGCTTCAGTGGGTCATCGCCGAGACCGACGCATTGCAGCGGTTCCGCTCCGAGACGCCCGCTGAGACCCGCGGCCGGCTCATCGACCAGACCCGGCACTGGATCATGCGGGAATACGCCGGCTCCCGGGAAGGGCCAGAGAAGCCGGCTCGCGACGTGGTCGACGTTCTCCTGGAGTCGCGCGACTTCCGGGGGGCGAGCGTCAAGCAGTGGACCGAGGCGACCTGGGAGGCCTTCACGCTCACGCTCCTCTGGCGAGTCTGCCACCACGGGGCCCACGGCGTCCGACGCGCACATCCTCCGGCCCCGTCGCCGCTCCGTCATCGCGACGGCCTTCGGGCGGCCTCGGGCGTCGACACGGACCAGCTCGTCCACAAATACCTGATCCGATTCTCCTCGGCGTTCCTCGACCAGGGGTTCGCGGCCTGGGCCTTGCCGAACCGCGACCAAGGCTATTTCGGGGCGTTTCGCGAACTGTACAAAGACGCGAAGCCAATCGCCAAATGGCTCCAACCCTTGCCGGGGGAGCTGAAGCGGATCGAGGCCGCAGGGATGACGCCCTTGCAATCGATCGCCGAGTCGCTCCGCGAGCTGGGAGTCCCGGCCTCCGAGGCGTTCGATTACATCCGGCACACGCTGCTCGCCTTGCGGGGCTGGGCGGGCATCATCTGGCAGCTCGAGACGAACGCCGAATGGGCGGCTCGGCCCGCCCCCGCCGGCACCCTGGTCGATTACGTGGCCGTCCGCTTGCTCCTCGAACGGCTGGCCATCGCCTGGGCGTCCGAGCAATTCCTCGGCGAGGCGGTCCCCCTCCGCGACCTGCGGCGCGTCCTGGGCCGCCTGCGTCCCCACCCGCCGAGGGCCAGCGTCGACCGTCGGGCGTTCCTGGTCTTCCAGCTGGCGCAGGTCCGAGGCTGGAGCCCGAGGGAGCTGGCCAGGCTCTCGAAGGACGAGTGGACCCGGTTGGCGACCGAGATCGAGGAGTTCGACGGCCTGGGACGAAGGCAGGTCTACCAGCTCGCCTATGAGCGTCGGTACCAGCTCAAGGCGGCGCAGGCCCTGCTGGCGCACCGCCCGGCCGCCCGGCCCGCCGTGGTGCACGACGACCGACCCGGCGACCAGGCCCCGCTCTTCCAGGTCGTCTGTTGCATCGACGAGCGCGAGGAATCGCTGAGACGGCATCTGGAGGAGGTCGAGCCCCGTTGTGAAACCTTCGGCATGGCCGGCTTCTTCGGCGTGGCGATCTACTACAAGGGCGTGGCCGAGGCCCAGTTCCGGCCGCTCTGCCCGGTCAACGTGAAGCCCAGGATCTTCGTCCGCGAGGAGTCGTTCCGCTCGCTCACCCGCGCGAGCCGATTCCAGGAGGGGATGAGACGCGGGTTCGGGACGCTCGCGCATCGAGTCCATATGGGGTCGCGGACGTTCCTCGGCGGGGTCCTGACCGGCATGCTGGGCGCCTTCGCCACCATGCCGCTGCTGGCCAGGGTGCTTTTGCCACGCGACACGGCGCGGCTCCGCGGCCTTTGGAACCGGGTCATGACGCCGCCGCTCACCCAACTCCGCCTGGAGCGGGGCAAGCAGGAGCCGGGGCCTGAGAACGGGGGCCTTGGCTTCACGGTCGCCGAGATGACCGACGTGGTCGCCGGCGGTCTAAAGATGATCGGTCTGACCGACCGCGACCGCTTCGCCCCCCTGATCGCGGTCGTGGGGCACGGCTCGTCGAGCCTGAACAACCCCCAGAAGGCGGCCTACGACTGCGGCGCCTGCGGCGGGTCGCAGGGCGGACCCAACGCCCGCGCCTTCGCCCAGATGGCCAACGACCCGCGGGTGCGGCTGGCCCTGGAACGACTCGGGCTGACGATCCCCGACGACGTCTATTTCGTTGGCGGATATCACAACACCTGCGAGGACTCGGTCGGCTTCTTCGACCTCGACCGGCTGCCGTCCTCCCACGAGCACCGGTTCGAGGAGGCGGCCGCCGCCCTCGACGCGGCGCGCAAGCGGAACGCTCACGAGCGGTGCCGCCGCTTCGAGTCGGCGCCGCTCTCGCAGTCGTTCGACGACGCGGTCCGGCACGTGGAGGGGAGGGCGGAGGATCTGTCGCAGACCCGTCCGGAGCTGGGCCACGCGACCAACGCCCTTTGCGTCGTCGGCCGCAGGGCGCGGACCCGGGGCCTCTTCCTCGACCGCCGCTCGTTCCTCACCTCGTACGACGCCTCTCAGGACGAGGACGGCGCGATCCTCACGGGGCTGCTCCGCGCGGTCTTCCCCGTCTGCGGCGGCATCAACCTCGAATATTACTTCTCGCGCGTCGACCCGACGGGCTACGGCTGCGGGTCCAAACTGCCGCACAACATCACCTCGCTCCTGGGGGTGATGGACGGCGCGTCGAGCGATCTGCGGCCCGGCCTACCCTGGCAGATGGTCGAGCTTCACGAGCCGATCCGGATCCTCATCGTCGTCGAGACCACGCCGGAGCGGCTCACCCGGGTGCTCGAGGCGAACGATTTCATGATCCAGATGGTCCGCAACGGTTGGGTCCGGATCGCGACCCTCGACCCCGAGGCCTCGGTCCTCCACCAGTTCCGCGGCGACGGCTTCGAACGCTACGACGGAGCGGTCCCCGACCTGCCGAAGGCGCCCTCTTCGGTCGATTGGTATCGCGGGTGTCGCGACCACCTCGGGTTCGCCTCGATCGTCCCCACCCCTCCCGCGTCGCCGGCCCCCGCCATGGGCCAGGAGCCTCGATCGTGA
- a CDS encoding galactose oxidase produces MRSARSRKFFWALLVAAALPQTARAHFIWLKAEPGAKPGETVVQAFFNEDPEPDAAFQKHLRDLKLTVDGQVVPSELTAATRRAGWGGKPPILVDAEHDLGLMTKGGKSYRLYYTARAQTEAVADKTKEAADKLRARLVATDSGPVLEVLFNGSPVAKARVKVYPSEGAATEATTDESGRLAIAGLAEGRTAVWANHVDPTAGEVAGKPFTETRFYATLTFTPASTLLSGKAPLEATTIASIPDPAVNSFGGAVQGKWLYIYGGHVGKTHSYDVNTTSRHFRRLNLEDGRTWEELPMERDLQGLALLSDGRYLYRLGGMAALNQPGDEHDLHSVAEFARFDPEAKAWTAMAPLPEPRSTHDAVVIGRTIYAVGGWNMKGATEESTFLENVAAFNLDKPEDGWKTIPQPFQRRALSAAGREGKLYVLGGLVGGGMTVDRRVDVYDPASGAWSRGPDLPGGGRTEGFGTSAFEVAGRIYYSGASGRIFRMNDAGDAWEAVGAWALPRLTHRLLPGLGDTILAVGGNARGAAQTAVIEAVRIEGPRPTTTASTTR; encoded by the coding sequence ATGCGATCCGCCCGTTCCCGCAAGTTCTTTTGGGCCCTCCTCGTCGCGGCCGCCCTGCCGCAAACGGCCCGGGCCCACTTCATCTGGCTGAAGGCCGAGCCCGGCGCGAAGCCCGGCGAGACCGTCGTCCAGGCGTTCTTCAACGAGGACCCCGAGCCCGACGCGGCCTTCCAGAAGCACCTCCGCGACCTCAAGCTCACCGTCGACGGCCAGGTCGTCCCGTCCGAGCTGACCGCGGCCACGCGCAGGGCCGGCTGGGGAGGCAAGCCCCCGATCCTCGTCGACGCCGAGCACGACCTGGGCTTGATGACGAAGGGGGGCAAGTCTTACCGCCTCTATTACACCGCCCGCGCCCAGACCGAGGCCGTCGCCGACAAGACCAAGGAAGCCGCCGACAAGCTCCGCGCCCGCCTGGTCGCGACCGACTCCGGGCCGGTGCTCGAAGTCCTCTTCAATGGGTCGCCCGTCGCCAAGGCCCGCGTGAAGGTCTATCCGTCCGAAGGCGCGGCGACCGAGGCGACGACCGACGAGAGCGGGCGACTCGCGATCGCGGGCCTCGCCGAAGGCCGGACCGCCGTGTGGGCGAACCACGTCGACCCCACGGCCGGCGAGGTGGCCGGCAAGCCTTTCACCGAGACGCGGTTCTACGCGACCCTGACCTTCACCCCGGCGTCGACCCTGCTGAGCGGCAAGGCCCCGCTCGAAGCGACGACGATCGCCAGCATCCCCGACCCGGCCGTCAACAGCTTCGGCGGGGCCGTCCAGGGCAAGTGGTTGTATATTTACGGCGGCCACGTCGGCAAGACCCACAGCTACGACGTCAACACCACGTCTAGGCATTTCCGCCGGCTGAACCTCGAGGACGGTAGGACGTGGGAAGAGCTGCCGATGGAGAGGGACCTGCAAGGGCTCGCCCTGCTCAGCGACGGCCGGTACCTCTATCGGCTGGGCGGGATGGCCGCCCTCAACCAGCCCGGCGACGAGCACGACCTGCACTCGGTCGCCGAGTTCGCCCGCTTCGACCCCGAGGCGAAGGCGTGGACCGCCATGGCCCCGCTCCCCGAGCCGCGTTCGACCCACGACGCGGTCGTGATCGGCCGGACCATCTACGCCGTCGGCGGCTGGAATATGAAGGGAGCCACGGAGGAGTCGACGTTTCTCGAGAACGTGGCCGCGTTCAACCTGGACAAGCCCGAAGACGGCTGGAAGACCATCCCCCAACCGTTCCAGCGCCGGGCCCTCTCGGCGGCCGGGCGTGAGGGCAAGCTCTACGTCCTGGGCGGCCTGGTCGGCGGTGGCATGACGGTCGACCGCCGCGTCGACGTTTACGATCCGGCCTCGGGCGCCTGGTCACGCGGGCCCGACCTGCCGGGGGGCGGCCGCACGGAGGGCTTCGGGACCTCGGCCTTCGAGGTCGCCGGCCGGATCTATTACAGCGGTGCGTCGGGGCGGATCTTCCGCATGAACGACGCCGGCGACGCCTGGGAGGCCGTCGGCGCCTGGGCGCTCCCGCGCCTGACGCATCGCCTCTTGCCCGGCCTGGGCGACACGATCCTGGCCGTCGGCGGCAACGCCCGAGGGGCCGCCCAGACGGCCGTCATCGAGGCCGTGCGCATCGAGGGCCCCCGGCCGACCACGACCGCGTCGACGACCCGCTGA
- a CDS encoding DUF1559 family PulG-like putative transporter, which translates to MMKISRDGRTRGFTLIELLVVIAIIAVLIALLLPAVQSAREAARRIQCTNNMKQLGLAVHNYLDSHNVLPPAAQGGLGAVYMNYTGYSLLLPYIEQTNGYNLFNFSLNSGGASPIQGWSKPGNSTAFALQFGLFLCPSNRATGEVGATTSDGWSLDKVAVTDYLFSGGANRYVLKGYGETNRMGPFGFDTATRLAEIQDGTSNTFLMGESAGGNQRNKFYAAGTTNRVCMPLASYNTAGPVYYDNLMFMAYGRSRTWTVGGSTARIIGGLVARTVDSVGNAYPVNDCAGESYTDVFDAAPGLAYPASGQKLTNFRSTHPGTTNFLFGDGTVRGVKDSISPAAYQALSTVAGGEVVSSDAM; encoded by the coding sequence ATGATGAAGATTTCGCGGGACGGTCGCACCAGGGGTTTCACGCTCATCGAGCTTCTTGTGGTGATCGCGATCATCGCGGTCCTCATCGCCTTGCTCCTGCCCGCAGTGCAGTCGGCGCGTGAAGCGGCTCGGCGGATCCAGTGCACGAACAACATGAAGCAACTCGGGCTGGCGGTGCACAACTACCTCGACTCGCACAACGTCCTGCCCCCGGCCGCACAGGGGGGCCTGGGCGCAGTCTACATGAACTACACCGGTTACAGCTTACTGCTGCCTTACATCGAACAGACCAACGGCTACAACCTGTTCAATTTCAGCCTCAACTCCGGCGGGGCGTCGCCGATCCAGGGCTGGTCGAAGCCGGGCAACAGCACGGCGTTCGCGCTCCAGTTCGGCCTCTTTCTCTGTCCGTCGAACCGGGCGACGGGCGAGGTCGGTGCGACCACCAGCGACGGCTGGTCGCTGGACAAGGTCGCAGTAACGGATTACCTGTTCAGCGGCGGGGCCAACCGTTACGTCCTGAAGGGCTACGGCGAGACCAACCGGATGGGCCCGTTCGGCTTCGACACCGCGACGCGGCTCGCCGAGATCCAGGACGGCACGAGCAATACGTTCCTGATGGGCGAATCCGCCGGCGGCAATCAGCGCAACAAGTTCTACGCCGCCGGGACGACGAACCGCGTCTGCATGCCGCTGGCCTCCTACAACACGGCCGGGCCGGTCTACTACGACAACCTCATGTTCATGGCCTACGGGCGGTCCCGGACCTGGACGGTGGGCGGCTCGACGGCACGGATCATCGGCGGCCTCGTGGCACGAACCGTCGACTCGGTGGGCAACGCCTACCCGGTCAACGACTGCGCCGGCGAGTCGTACACCGACGTCTTCGACGCCGCGCCCGGCCTGGCCTATCCCGCCTCCGGCCAGAAGCTGACCAACTTCCGTTCCACTCACCCCGGCACCACCAACTTCCTCTTCGGCGACGGCACCGTTCGCGGCGTCAAGGACTCGATCTCCCCCGCCGCCTACCAGGCGCTTTCGACGGTCGCCGGCGGCGAGGTCGTCTCGTCCGACGCGATGTAA
- a CDS encoding serine/threonine protein kinase, with protein sequence MIGKLKGMFVTTAAQGGSRRTGVDVQRRFLIQSDVSSQGSMSRVYKAIDSETGKSVCLKVQDREKNEVALARASRHEERPPEGAIAIQIRHPHVARTFEYGTTSRGEQYLVMEYINGISFERIQEEGLGRTAQKLEWLAQAAEGLDAVHRAGFIHHDVNPRNFLVDRGHDHHAKVIDFGLTVPSTPAFRKPGNRTGCLLYMAPELIRREAIDEQIDVFGFGVVAFHFMTGKLPYDVAASPNALLQRFRTPPSDPQAIKAKLSDEVRDVLLKLVAVDKRDRWPSLANLADHLRAIPPKRPLR encoded by the coding sequence ATGATCGGTAAACTCAAAGGGATGTTCGTCACGACCGCCGCGCAGGGCGGGAGCCGTCGCACCGGCGTAGACGTCCAAAGGCGATTCCTGATCCAGTCGGACGTCTCCTCTCAGGGGAGCATGTCGCGGGTTTACAAGGCGATCGACTCCGAGACGGGCAAGAGCGTCTGCCTCAAGGTCCAGGATCGCGAGAAGAACGAGGTCGCGTTGGCCAGGGCGTCACGCCACGAGGAACGCCCGCCTGAAGGGGCGATTGCGATCCAGATCCGCCATCCCCACGTCGCCCGGACGTTCGAATATGGGACGACCTCGCGCGGCGAGCAATATCTCGTGATGGAATACATCAACGGGATCAGCTTCGAACGCATCCAGGAGGAAGGCCTCGGCCGGACGGCCCAGAAGCTCGAATGGCTCGCCCAGGCGGCCGAGGGCCTCGACGCCGTCCACCGCGCCGGATTCATCCACCACGACGTCAACCCGCGCAATTTCCTGGTCGATCGCGGCCACGACCATCACGCCAAGGTGATCGATTTCGGCCTGACCGTCCCCAGCACGCCCGCCTTCCGCAAGCCCGGGAACCGGACCGGCTGCCTTTTGTATATGGCTCCCGAGTTGATCCGCCGTGAGGCCATCGATGAGCAGATCGACGTCTTCGGCTTCGGCGTCGTAGCCTTCCACTTCATGACCGGCAAGCTGCCATATGACGTCGCGGCGTCCCCTAACGCCCTGCTCCAGCGCTTCCGCACGCCCCCCAGCGACCCCCAGGCGATCAAGGCCAAGCTCTCGGACGAGGTCCGGGACGTCCTCCTCAAGCTCGTCGCCGTCGACAAGCGCGACCGCTGGCCCTCGCTGGCGAATCTCGCCGACCACCTCCGCGCCATTCCCCCCAAGCGCCCCCTGCGCTAA
- a CDS encoding fused DSP-PTPase phosphatase/NAD kinase-like protein, translating to MRRILLGAIFATGAAAAVWMAVLDRQNRLRWDHWDVVKPGVLYRSGQLTSGQLDEAVRRYGIRTVVNLQLPGGEMQAERTQARRLNVGFVNLPMPGDGFGREVQFRKILEVVDDPERRPVLVHCARGTCRTGSAVALYRFERDGWTIQDVAAETRRQTYREGWIPGYIFAMARNKPDSDLHHPITIDERNAPTATSPEEAADEH from the coding sequence ATGCGCAGAATCCTCCTCGGCGCGATCTTCGCGACGGGCGCCGCCGCCGCCGTTTGGATGGCCGTGCTCGACCGCCAGAACCGCCTGCGGTGGGACCACTGGGACGTGGTCAAGCCGGGCGTCCTCTACCGCAGCGGCCAACTCACGAGCGGCCAGCTCGACGAGGCCGTTCGCCGCTACGGGATCCGGACCGTCGTGAACCTGCAGCTCCCGGGCGGGGAGATGCAGGCCGAGCGCACGCAGGCCCGGCGGTTGAACGTCGGCTTCGTCAACCTACCGATGCCCGGCGACGGCTTCGGACGCGAGGTGCAGTTCCGTAAGATCCTGGAGGTGGTCGACGACCCCGAGCGTCGTCCGGTGCTCGTCCACTGCGCCCGCGGAACCTGCCGCACCGGATCCGCCGTCGCCCTCTACCGCTTCGAGCGCGACGGCTGGACGATCCAGGACGTCGCCGCCGAGACCCGCCGGCAGACCTACCGCGAGGGTTGGATCCCGGGGTACATCTTCGCCATGGCCCGCAACAAGCCCGACTCCGACCTGCACCACCCCATCACCATCGATGAGCGGAACGCGCCCACAGCGACGTCGCCCGAGGAGGCCGCCGATGAGCATTGA